The genomic DNA tagtgatgctagtcgggcgggcgggtgcgggcagcaatcggttgaagagcatgcatttagttttactagcgtttaagagcaattggaggccacggaaggagtgttgtatggcattgaagctcgtttggaggtttgttaacacagtgtccaaagaagggccaaatgtatacagaattgtgtcgtctgcatagaggtggatcaaggaatcacccgcagcaagagcgacatcattgatatatacagagaaaagagtcggcccaagaattgaaccctgtggtacccccatagagactgccagaggtccggacaacaggccctcagatttgacacactgaactctatctgagaagtagttggtgaaccaggcgaggcagtcatttgagaaaccaaggctgttgagtctgccgataggaatacagtgattgacagagtcgaatgcctttgccaggtcgatgaagatggctgcacagtactgtcttttatcgatggcggttatgatattgtttagtaccttgagcgtgactgaggtgcacccgtgaccagcttggaaaccggattgcacagcggagaaggtacggtgggattcgaaataatCCATTATCTGTTTGTTAGCTTGGATTTCGAAAACTTtaaaaaggcagggtaggatggatataggtctgtaacagtttgggtctagagtgtcaccccctttgaagagggggatgaccgcggcagctttccaatctaggaatctcggacaatacgaaagagaggttgaacagactagtaataggggttgcaacaatggcggcggataattttagaaagaaagggtccagattgtctagctcagctgatttgtacggatccaggttttgcagctctttcagaacatctgctatctggatttgggtgaaggagaagctggggaggcttgggcaagtagctgcggggggtgcggagctgttggccggggttggggtagccaggaggaaagcatggccagctatagagaaatgcttattgaaattctcgattatcgtggatttatcggtggtgacagtgtttcctagtctcagtgcagtgggtcttattctccatggactttacagtgtcccagaactttttggagttagagctacaggatgaaaatttctgtttgaaaaagctagcctttgctttcctaactgactgtgtgtattggttcctgacttccccgaaaagttgcatatcgcggggactattcgatgctagtgcagtacgacacaggatgtttttgtgttggtcgagggcagtcaggtctggagtgaaccaagggctatatctgttcttatctATCAaaccatacatacacacacacacacacacacacacacacacacacgcacgcaggaaCACTTCTTTATCAAAAGTATCCTACATCAAAAGAAGCCAGAACTGGGCCTTGTTGACACAGCAGGGTGATTGAGACACAACTTGTGATTATGATACTTCCAAGAAAACGAACCCCTGATGTCATCCACCTATTACAcccacatatacactgagtgagtGACACAGTGAGTGACACGCGAGAGAAaggtgctgacagacaggaagatagatgggcgggcaggcagacaggcaagcAGACAGGCAAGCAGACAGCCATAAACTATTAAGACATGTACCAATCACACATAAATGCTACCAACATAAACCATAATTATGGGGAATGTTTTTATTTACTGGTTGTAAACCATTTCCCCTCACCCATCAGCACCTGTGTTTTCACTTGCCACAAACCGCTACTACATAGAACTTTCACAGAGATATGGTATCCACCTTTTTCCAATACAaacaggaggtgtgtgtgtgtgtgtttatgtttggtTTGTGGAGTATGTAGAGTGTGGGTGAGAGAAGgagcgatggagaggagagagaaagagggagcgagagggggaagggagggaacGTGTGTGGACATGAAGACTCAGTTAGGGCCGCGGGACATAGAGGGAGAAAAACATTAGTGATTCAACAGGAATCGGATGacagatctacacacacacacacacttgtatgaTCAATGTCCCTCTCACAGATTCCTCTCTGATATGGAGAAGAGCTTTCAGCAGTACcaggtgtgtgagtgagtgaaaggtgagtgtctgtgtgtgtttaactatacttgtggggaccagaagaatagtaaacaaacataaATTGGACCAACtctggacattttgttagtccccacaaggtcttatgctatttctagggggtttagggttaaggttagaattagaattagtgttagttttagggttaggagctagggttatttttagggttagggttaaggtcttggggttaaggttaggtttaggggttagggaaaataggattttgaatgggactgaattttgtgtccccacaaggttagttatacaagactgtgtgtgtgtgtgtgtgtgtgggaatgtgtgtgtgagaacctGGTTTCATGTGCATATTCTTTCATTTTTCTGTTTAGTGATCAATaatcctccctctcagtaccccTTTTTTATTCAGTGACGGTTGGCAATGTCTCTTGACTGTATCCCTTCATCCTCACATTCACTGTGTCAGGACATTTTCCACACGAGGCCAGAGTTGCTGACAGAGTTTGGGAACATTGGGTATATTTGAGTGAGTCAGTCCTCGGCTCAGGTTGTGGTTAGCATGTCTAAGACTTATGTCTCAGGAGTTCTGGGGTTTAATGTTAgacacctagtctgataccatcTCTATGGTGTGTGCCTTCAGCCCCCAATGCCCTCATTAACCAGCATGGAGCCCTACACCTGCAtccctccaacacacatacacacacataatactCTAGCATGCAATGTTTACAACATATTCTCACGCACAACTTGAACATTGATTGATACATCACTGCCATCTTGTGGCATTGAAACGTTTTGAATGCAATTGTTTTTCCAGACGCAGTGatagaaaaaaaaaatacttgttaGTGTTACTGGTGTAGAAAAGGTAAATAGGCCATTTGCAGTGAAGTGCCAAACAGTAGTCTATATGTCATACTCAACAGCAGAATGTGCTTAATAGAATGTGAAGGGCCACTTCACTTTTATGTCAAATATTCTCTGATTGTGTTGTGTAGGCCTGGCTTCATGAATTTGACATGACAACATCCTGAGATTATGTCACAAAATTGTGCCATCTGTGCTGATGAGGTTAGAGGTTGCCCCTAACCACTGATACAAAGTCAGATGTTTTCTAATCACCTCAATGATAACGTTTAGAGTTGGGGTAaaataatctgatcctagatctgatgTTAGGAGAGCCTCTACCTTGAGCCATGCAACAACGACACTTGACGCTACCCTACCGCGGACGCGCTCGAGCCAACACCACGCGACAAGAGTAGATACAAGATGGCGACCATTTTAGTATCAGAGGAATAAGTGCCGTGAAGGATAGGTATGGTACTTTTTAAATTTTcgcatatttttttttatttttaacaaatcTTGTCAGTTGTTATGGAGTACACATTCATCTGAAAACTAACTAGCATGTTTGATAAACAATTCAAACCCTGACGCATTGATCCCTAACGTATTTAGACTTGGCTTGACAGGATTAGCTTGGTTGCTGCTAGCCATGTAGCTAGTCATGTAACTCACCAAGTTAGCCAACAAACTAGTTAGATACTTTATTATTTTACTAGCGATTATGTTTAGCTATCTTACGTTAGATATTCGATGTGTGTTTATTTAGGAGATGCATACCgccagacagagaaagaaagcacAAGGGCACCTTAGGCGCGCGCACGAGCCTTTGATATCCTCCTCGATAAGTTTACGAGTAGGTTCTTGTCAGCAGTAACGTTAGTCGTGTTATAACTATAGATAGTTAGTGACATCACGGATAGAAGAAGGAGCGGTTAGTTACCAGTATTTTGGTGACATTGTTAGCTAGGTAATATTGCTAACTAGATAGCTAGTTTTCAAAGTTGTCTTGCGGGGATAATTTACCAATGTCGGGTGAGTTAACGTTAGTGAAGTGGTAAACACGTTTGGGAAAGcttgctagctaagttagctggtTTGAAAACACAAATCTCGCGCTTTTTGTTATCAGTGTTGACTGGGTAAAATGAAGCAGAAGCTAAGGGATGTCATTGCTAGTAACTGACCAACCAGATCTTTTGTGGATAAAAAACGAAACAATGTATCACGATTGTCGATGGTTATAAAACCACAATTGCATTGATTAAATGTTCTATAAAAACGGTGGGAGTCAAAGGGATACAATGTTGAcagacagactcagtcagggcATGCCAGCCAGAAACTCCTTCAGTGGTAACAGCTACTTATTTAAATCACACGAAGGCAGTCTAGAATGGTAAACAAACCCGTTCGAACTTGGACCTGTGTAGTCAGGGTCGGCCCTGTACTGGTTCTCATCCTAAATAGATTATAGATTGGTTCATGGAGAAGGGTAATAGTAGCTGGGACTGGCAGCCTCTGATCCTCAAGTTTAGTTTCCCTTCTGATCATCctatccatctctttctccattcCCTTTCTTTATCCATCTCTTCTCTTGCCCCTTTCTCTCTGTAAGGCTGCCTGTACACATACAAAGGGTGCTTTACCCTCAGCTCAGCCCCCCTTTGTTTGCCAGGCTTAAGTCTCCCTTTGGCCCCATTGGGGGGTGATGATGATGGAGCTGAGACTCTAAAACAGGAATCCCCAACCCCAGCAGTTTTCAAACTGTGCTATGGAAGTGCCTAACCCCCCCAGGGTTATGCAAACTGTTTTAAAGGGTACATTAGAGGAAGGAAATCTGTAATGGCAGAAAACCACATCTGATCACCGCAGTCAACATTCAGGATATTGTCCTGTCTTCTTTGACAATAAGTACCCATGTTAGAGAGCTAACTGGTTAAATGTGTGACCACAAATTATTATAAAGACCAGAATGTGTTGTGGGTTAAAAAGCAAGACAAAAGGTTTTGGTACAATTGTTTTCACTAACAGGCATCTTGtaaaacaaaggatctcttcaTACGATTTGGGTACTGCCTTTACTGAGAAGAGATTAGAGAAGTTTAAAGAGTTTTGTACAACTGCCTTTCTCactcagtctctcttttctctttcttcctccccaGAAAAAGCCATGCCGTGGGACCGCCCCGTTTCTGAGCTCGCCATGGTGATCTGAAGCCCCAGTGTGGACGTGTCACACCCACACTCACCTACCCACAGACACACGGACTGAGCCACCGAGCAAGTGTGTGCGATGGACAGGTGTAAGCACGTGGGGCGGCTCAGGCTGGCCCCAGACCACTCCATCCTCAACCCCCAGAAGTGGCACTGCGTGGACTGCAACACCACAGAGTCGGTGTGGGCCTGCCTGGGCTGTGCCCACGTTGCGTGCGGCCGCTACATCGAGGAGCACGCCCTGCAGCACTTCCTGCAGCATCGCCACCCGCTGGCCATGGAGGTCAACGAGCTCTATGTCTTCTGCTACCTGTGTGACGACTATGTGCTCAACGACAACGCGACGGGAGACCTCAAGCTGCTGCGCTCCACGCTCAGCGCCATCCAGAGCCAGCGCTACGAGGTCACCACGCGCTCAGGACGCACCTTGAGATCGGCTAGCGCCCCGcccgacgctccccagccctgcGGCTCCAGCGAACTGCAGCTGAGGGACGAGGACCGCATGTTCACGGCGCTCTGGCACCGCCGCCGGGCACTGATGGGTCGAGTGTTCCACACCTGGTTCAGCCTGACGgaaggggggaagaggagggaagaggaggagaggcagagagaggaggaggaggagaggagaaaggagttgagggagaggaggaagacgtTGAAGAGGCAGCTACAGGAAGCGTTGGAGAGCGCCCCACCAAGGAAGAGCCACCGCCTGAGGAGAGCCAGTCAGAgagctgctgccgccgccgctgTCACCCCCCGCCCCACACGAACACGCACCCCCAGCACCACTTACACACTCCAGACTCCCCTCACCCCCCGACCAAGAACCCAGAGCCCCGCCACTCCCACCCCCAAGAGAATGGGCCGCCCCCCTAAGACCCCCGCGCCCAAACCCACTCGCTTCTCAACCCCCTCTTCCTCCACCAAAGGCAAACCCAGAGCCCCCTCTGTCCATGCCCTGATTGCCCCCTCCCCAGCCCCCCGCCGTGCCCCCTCCAAACAGGGCGACTCGCCCCTCAAACGGCGGCCCACTGTCACTCCGGGTGTCACAGGCCTGCGTAACCTAGGCAACACATGCTACATGAACTCCATCTTGCAGGTGCTGAGCCACCTTCACATCTTCAGGGAGTGTTTCCTCCGGCTGGAGCTGCTGGCCTCGGCCGTCCACGGCCAGCTGTTGGTTCCTAGCCCTGGGGGCCCAGTGTCGTCCTCCCCGCTGGCCCAGAGGAGAGGCCCCCAGGTGGGTGTTGGGCTAAGTGGGGGGGCCTCCAGAGCCCGGAGTATGGAGCTGATTCAGCCCAAGGAGCCCAGCTCCAAGCACATCTCCCTGTGCCATGAGCTGCACACACTCTTCCAGGTGATGTGGTCGGGCAAGTGGGCTTTGGTGTCGCCCTTCGCAATGCTGCACTCGGTGTGGCAGCTGATCCCAGCCTTCCGGGGCTACGCCCAGCAGGATGCCCAGGAGTTCCTGTGTGAGCTGCTTGACAAGGTGCAGCACGAGCTGGAGAGCACAGGGACTCACACGCCGCCCGCTGGTGTGTCAACCGGACAGAGACATCTCATCAAGCAGGTGCTCAGCGTAGTCAACACCATCTTCCATGGTCAGCTCCTCAGCcaggtaagaaagagagagaggtacacacgCTCCCAAACACAGTTATACACAGACTGATacacagtacacatttttatacTGATATAGAAACACTTTTGTGATTCACCAGTCTGGACAtggattaaaatggattgaaaAAGGGATTAAAAGGTCTTTACATTTATTAGTAGTGATCTTACTGGAGCGATTTGGATGGGAGCTTTTACTGCACAATGTGCGTGAATGTTACCACATTTATGTCTTGATAgtaatataaaataaatgtatataaAATACAATATGCCAAAATGTATCTGTCTAAATGTGCTTGGCTCCAATCAAGAAATGGGGACATTTCAATGGCAGATCAACACATTCTGAAGCACCGTCATTTTAAAAGTTCATGGAAGTgtaaatccattttgaattcatgaACTTTTCGACAgaaccccttttgatttgaacgaaaCCTTACATACTTGCCCATTGTAGAACGGCTCAGAAAtgaactttttggacctgaatgccaagacaCTCGATATAaaagtgctcaaagttgacccctTTTGCataccataccatgagacatccatgtcttcatcaatgGAAAAGATAAATGGTTGAGAGTTATATCATTTAAAAGTTTACAAAAAGGGTTGTCAAACTACTATAATTActtcatttttgttttgttattgacattttttttacctctaacgtacactaccattcaaaagtttggggtcacttagaaatgtccttgttttccatgaaaacatacatgaagttagttgcaaaatgaataggaaatatagtcaagacattgacaaggttataaataatgatttttaattgaaataataattgtgtccttcaaactttgcttttgtgaaagaatcctccatttgcagcaattacagccttgcagacctttggcattctagttgtcagtttgttgaggtaatctgaagagatttcaccccatgcttcctgaagcacctcccacaacttggattggcttgatgggcacttcttacataccatactgtcaagctgctcccacaacaactcactagggttgagatccagtgactgtgctggccactccattatagacaataccagctgactgcttcttccctaaatggttcttgcatagtttggagctgtgctttgaatcattgtcctgttgtaggaggaaatttactccaattaagcgccgtccacaggatAGGGTATGCGAtggcaaaatggagtgatagccttcgcttcttcaagatcccttttaccctgtacaaatctcccactttaccaccaccaaagcacccccagaccatcacattgcccccgccatgcttgacagatggcgtcaagcactcctccagcatatttgtattttttctgcgtctcatgaatgttcttctttgtgatccgaacacctcaaacttagatttgtctgtccgtAATGCTTTTTTCcattcttcctctgtccagtgtctgtgttcttttgcccatcttaatattttatttttattggccagtctaagatatggctttttctttgcaactctgtctagaaggccagcatcccagagtcgcctcttcactgttgacgttgagactggtgttttgcgggtactatttaatgaagctgccagttgaggacttgtgagccgtctgtttctcaaactagacactctaatgtacttgtcctcttgctcagttgtgcaccagggcctcccactcctctttctattctggttagagtcagtttgcgctcttctgtgaagggagtagtacacagcattgtacgagatcttcagtttcttggcagtttcttgcatggaatagcctgcatttctcagaacaagaatggactgatgagtttcagaagaaaggtctttgtttctggccattttgagcctgtaatcgaacccacaaatgctgatgctccaaatactcaactagtctaaagcaggccagttgtattgcttctttaatcagaacaacagttttcagctgtgttaacataattgccGAAGGGTTTTCTAATTTCTAATTCAAATTTATCCGtaagagagtgagggagtgtgACTGAATGTGTGTACTTTCTGCTTCGGTGTATGTGAAAGAGAGGAGTGTCTTGAGTTCCTTGAGCATACACCCACACCTGCTCTTTCCTAACaagggggtgagtgtgtgtgtgagggggtgcaGTGTTTCTAAAGCTGTGTATCTCAGACAATCCAGTTCCTGTGTGTGCTACTGCATTAGTTAGCTCAGCTGCCCTTGGCTTGCCTTCacacaactctctctctttcatcctcaCTTTCTCCACCCAactctcactttctccctctctgc from Salmo salar chromosome ssa07, Ssal_v3.1, whole genome shotgun sequence includes the following:
- the LOC106609437 gene encoding ubiquitin carboxyl-terminal hydrolase 44, coding for MDRCKHVGRLRLAPDHSILNPQKWHCVDCNTTESVWACLGCAHVACGRYIEEHALQHFLQHRHPLAMEVNELYVFCYLCDDYVLNDNATGDLKLLRSTLSAIQSQRYEVTTRSGRTLRSASAPPDAPQPCGSSELQLRDEDRMFTALWHRRRALMGRVFHTWFSLTEGGKRREEEERQREEEEERRKELRERRKTLKRQLQEALESAPPRKSHRLRRASQRAAAAAAVTPRPTRTRTPSTTYTLQTPLTPRPRTQSPATPTPKRMGRPPKTPAPKPTRFSTPSSSTKGKPRAPSVHALIAPSPAPRRAPSKQGDSPLKRRPTVTPGVTGLRNLGNTCYMNSILQVLSHLHIFRECFLRLELLASAVHGQLLVPSPGGPVSSSPLAQRRGPQVGVGLSGGASRARSMELIQPKEPSSKHISLCHELHTLFQVMWSGKWALVSPFAMLHSVWQLIPAFRGYAQQDAQEFLCELLDKVQHELESTGTHTPPAGVSTGQRHLIKQVLSVVNTIFHGQLLSQVTCLACDHRSNTVEPFWDLSLEFPERYHSNSRESAAQVSCQLTEMLAKFTETEALEGNIYACDQCNSKRRRFSSKPVILTEAQKQLMVHKLPQVLRLHLKRFRWSGRNHREKIGVHVSFDQLLNMEPYCCRDPSPKGSPCSSPAPAGSPSPKHFLYELSAVVMHHGKGFGSGHYTAYCYNKEGRFWVHCNDSKLNVCSVEEVCRAQAYILFYTQRFTQDKDRPL